One window from the genome of Osmerus eperlanus chromosome 1, fOsmEpe2.1, whole genome shotgun sequence encodes:
- the grm2a gene encoding LOW QUALITY PROTEIN: glutamate receptor, metabotropic 2a (The sequence of the model RefSeq protein was modified relative to this genomic sequence to represent the inferred CDS: inserted 2 bases in 1 codon; deleted 3 bases in 2 codons), whose product MAEILRYFNWTYVSTVASEGDYGETGIDAFQQEARARQICIATAAKVKPLHEPLELRGGHPLPAAEVQTPRWSSCSQRSEDARELLVAANRMNVSFIWVASDGWGAQESVVRAARRWPMGPSPSSWRPTPSLSSTTTSPASTPTTTRATPGSGNSGRTASVQLHDLGCGKHSLKDGLFEPESKIMFVVNAVYAMAQALHNMRQALCPNSTKVCEALKPGNGRKFYRDYILKAKFDAPFRPADTENVVRFDGFGDSLGRYNIFHYHREDSRFVYRKVGYWAQILTLNTSLIPXGGTGLPTSQCSDPCRKNEVKSMQPGEVCCWICIPCQSYQYLLDEFTCADCSFGQWPLANLTGCYDLPEEYIRWEDAWAIGPVIISCLGMLCTLFIIGLFLKHNETPVVKASGRELSYILLLGALMCYSMTFIYIAKPSASVCTLRRLGLGTSFAVCYSALLTKTNRIARIFSGVKDGAQRPRFISPASQVAICGALISCQLVVVVVWLLVEAPGVRKEVSPERRDVVTLKCNSKDSSMLLSLTYNCILIILCTVYAFKTRKCPENFNEAKFIGFTMYTTCIIWLAFQPIFYVTASDYRVQTTTMCISVSLSGSVVLGCLFTPKVHIILFQPQKNITTLRVPTTRFSVTTGPGSSFSQVSAANIVPTVCNGREVVDSTTSSL is encoded by the exons ATGGCGGAGATCCTGCGCTACTTCAACTGGACCTACGTGTCCACCGTGGCCTCGGAGGGCGACTACGGCGAGACGGGCATCGACGCCTTCCAGCAGGAGGCCCGCGCCCGGCAGATCTGCATCGCCACGGCCGCCAAGGTCAAGCCGCTCCATGAGCCGCTGGAGCTACGAGGGGGTCATCCGCTCCCTGCAGCAGAAGTCCAAACGCCAAGGTGGTCATCCTGTTCACAGCGCAGCGAGGACgccagggagctgctggtggcGGCCAACCGCATGAACGTGAGCTTCATCTGGGTGGCGAGCGACGGCTGGGGGGCGCAGGAGAGTGTGGTGAGGGCAGCGAGGCGGTGGCCAATGGGGCCTTCACCATCGAGCTGGCGTCCTACCCCATCCCTCAGTTCAACGACTACTTCACCAGCCTCAACCCCTACAACAACACGCGCAACCCCTGGTTCAGGGAATTCTGGGAGAACCGCTTCAGTGCAGCTGCACGACCTGGGCTGTGGCAAGCACTCACTGAAGGATGGGCTGTTCGAGCCCGAGTCCAAGATCATGTTTGTGGTGAACGCAGTGTACGCCATGGCCCAGGCGCTCCACAACATGAGACAAGCGCTGTGC CCCAACTCCACCAAGGTGTGTGAGGCGCTGAAGCCTGGAAACGGACGCAAGTTCTACAGAGACTACATCCTGAAGGCCAAGTTCGACG CACCCTTCCGCCCTGCCGACACGGAGAACGTTGTTCGTTTCGACGGCTTCGGTGACAGTCTGGGCCGGTAC AACATCTTCCACTACCACCGAGAAGACAGCCGCTTTGTCTACCGCAAGGTGGGCTACTGGGCCCAGATCCTGACCCTGAACACCAGCCTGATCCC GGGCGGAACAGGGCTGCCCACCTCCCAGTGCAGCGACCCATGCCGGAAGAACGAGGTGAAGAGCATGCAGCCCGGAGAGGTGTGCTGTTGGATCTGCATCCCCTGCCAGTCCTACCAGTACCTGCTGGACGAGTTCACCTGCGCCGACTGCAGCTTCGGTCAGTGGCCCCTGGCCAACCTGACGGGCTGCTACGACCTGCCGGAGGAGTACATCCGCTGGGAGGACGCCTGGGCGATCGGGCCGGTCATCATCTCCTGCCTGGGCATGCTCTGCACGCTCTTCATCATCGGTCTCTTCCTCAAGCACAACGAGACCCCCGTGGTGAAGGCCAGCGGGCGCGAGCTGTCCTACATCCTGCTGCTGGGCGCGCTCATGTGCTACAGCATGACCTTCATCTACATCGCCAAGCCGTCCGCGTCCGTGTGCACGCTGCGCCGTCTGGGCCTGGGCACCTCCTTCGCCGTGTGctactctgctctcctcaccaAGACCAACCGCATCGCCCGGATCTTCAGCGGGGTGAAGGACGGCGCCCAGCGTCCCCGCTTCATCAGCCCCGCCTCCCAGGTGGCCATCTGCGGGGCGCTCATCTCCTGccagctggtggtggtggtggtgtggctcCTGGTGGAGGCTCCGGGCGTCCGCAAGGAGGTGAGTCCCGAGAGGAGGGACGTGGTCACGCTCAAGTGCAACAGCAAGGACTCCAGCATGCTGCTGTCACTCACCTACAActgcatcctcatcatcctctgcACCGTCTACGCCTTCAAGACCAGGAAGTGTCCGGAGAATTTCAACGAGGCCAAGTTCATCGGGTTCACCATGTACACCACCTGCATCATCTGGCTGGCCTTCCAGCCCATCTTCTACGTGACCGCCAGCGACTACAGG gtgcagaCCACCACCATGTGTATCTCGGTCAGCCTAAGTGGCTCGGTGGTGCTGGGCTGCCTGTTCACCCCCAAGGTCCACATCATCCTGTTCCAGCCCCAGAAGAACATCACCACCCTCAGGGTGCCCACCACTCGTTTCAGCGTCACCACTGGCCCCGGCTCCAGCTTCTCCCAAG TGTCGGCTGCCAACATTGTGCCGACGGTGTGTAACGGACGAGAGGTGGTGGACTCCACAACCTCCTCCTTATGA